A stretch of the Arvicanthis niloticus isolate mArvNil1 chromosome 17, mArvNil1.pat.X, whole genome shotgun sequence genome encodes the following:
- the Cox5b gene encoding cytochrome c oxidase subunit 5B, mitochondrial, with the protein MASRLLRGVGVLAAQALRAHGPRGAAATRSMASGGGVPTDEEQATGLEREIMIAAQKGLDPYNMLPPKAASGTREDPNLVPSISNKRIVGCICEEDNCTVIWFWLHKGESQRCPNCGTHYKLVPHQMAH; encoded by the exons ATGGCTTCAAGGTTACTTCGTGGAGTAGGCGTTTTGGCGGCGCAGGCCCTGAGGGCCCACGGGCCCCGTGGCGCGGCCGCGACCCGCTCCATGGCTTCTGGAG gtGGTGTCCCTACTGATGAGGAGCAGGCTACCGGGCTGGAGAGGGAGATCATGATAGCAGCACAGAAGGGACTG GACCCATACAATATGCTACCTCCAAAGGCAGCTTCAGGCACCAGGGAAGACCCTAATTTAGTCCCATCTATCAGCAACAAGAGAATAGTGGGCTGCATCT GTGAAGAGGACAACTGTACTGTCATCTGGTTTTGGCTGCACAAAGGCGAGAGTCAGCGATGCCCAAACTGTGGAACCCATTACAAGCTGGTACCCCACCAAATGGCCCACTGA